The Mycolicibacterium mucogenicum DSM 44124 genomic sequence GATCCGGATCTTCCTGGAAGACGTCATCACCGCCGAAGTCGGTGCGCGCGTTGACAATCCGCCCGGAACGGGACGAATCCGCGTACAGTTCGTCGCTTCCCAGCTGATCGGCGTCGTGATGGCCCGCTACATCCTGCAGCTGGAGCCGTTCAGATCGCTTCCGGTGCAACAGATCGCGGACACGATCAGCCCGAACCTGCAGCGCTACCTCACCGGCGACCTGCCGGCGCTGGACTAACGCCGGCCGGCGGCAAGCAGTCGCTCGTGCTCGGCGTCGTCGGTGATGTCGACCGCCTCGTCGATGAGCAGCACCGGTACCCCGCCGTCGATCCGGTAGGCCCGACGCAATCGCGGGTTGTACAGGTACTCGTCCCCGACCAGCAGCAGCTCACCGCGGTCCTGCGGGCACACCAAAATCGCGCGCAGTGCTTCGTCGATCACCGTGCGTCAGCCACCCAACGGAATCTGTGAGCCACCGGTACCCGGCACCAGACCGGGCGGCAGGCCACCCGGGCCACCGATGACGATGGGGCTCTGCGGTCGCGCGCCGGCGGCACGGGCCTGATTGCGCTTCTGGAACTTCACCGTGTCCTGCAGCGCGTGGATCAGCGGTACCTGGTTGGGACGCTGGTCGAGGGCCGCCTGGATGTCGTCCAGGTTGCCCTTCGAGGGGCCGAAGCCCTGGGCGCGCAGCTTCAGCGCCGTACGAAGCAGGTTCGAGAGGTCGCCGCCGCTGGAGCCGATGTCGTACTGCGCGTCGAGGTCATCGAGGATGTCGGCGTGCGCAGCAGCGGGGGTGATCAGCATCCCGACGGTCACAGCTCCCGCCAGAATCGCGCCGGCAACACCACGCCGCCCGCGGCTGGTGTGTGACGTCATGCGTTCTCCATTCGATATCTGCGCCCGACGGCGTGAACCCCGACTGACAAACCGCAGCCTAACAGCGCCGCCCGGGACCGGCAGGCTGTCACGACAGACTGCCCGTCGCGGTCAACTCGGCATGGGCGGCCGCGGTGAAGGGCACAAACGCGTCGCTGTCGACGTCGAACTGCCACGAGTTGTCCGTCGATTCGGGTACCCCGGCGGCGCGCAACTCGGCGAGCACGGGCCGGTAGGACGCATTCAGCTTCAGCTCCGGCACCACGTGGATCAGGTCCGGCTCCACCCCCACCGGCAGATCGGCCAGCGCCTCACGGAGCTCGGCCGGCAGCACGCTGCCACCCGGACGCAGGCTCAACGCCGTGACCGCGAGTTCCCGATCGCCGACCGGCACGCGGTAGGTGACGACGATGTCGACGGCGTCGAGGCGGCCCAGCGCGTTGCCGACCTCCTTGCCGAACACGGCGCCGCGGGGGGTGCGGATGACCGAACGGCGGTTGTCGACCATCCAGTAGTCGCCGTCGTCGTCGCGCCGGAACAGGAACTCGGTGGACACCCAGGTGTCCCCCGGCGCGAAGACGCCGCGCTTGACCGAGGCCGTCGGGTCGACGGGTCCACGTGGCTTGGCCAGCAGCACGCCCACTTCGTTGGGCTCGGCACGCACCACGAAGCCGTCGTCGCCCTCGAGGATCAGGTCGTCGTCGACGTCGTAGGCAGCCAGTGCGATCTGGCCGCCGCCCGGCAGCGGCCGGCCCTCGCTGCCGATCTTGGCGCCCGACACGTTGGCCAGCACGGCCTGACCGTCGGTGGTGGTGAAGAACTCAAGGACATGCGCGGGCTGGAACGCCTCTTCCACACGGCGCCACAATCCGGCCGGCATGCCCGAGCCGATGAACAGGCGCACCGGGTGGGTTCCGTTGATCACGAACGACGGGTCGTCGATGACGTCGCGCAGCATCGCCCAGGTGTAGGACACCACGGTGACGCCGTACTGCCGCAGTTCGTGCACGAAGCGATCGGGCCGCAGCCCGCGGGACAGCGCGATACGGGCGCCGCCGACGACCGCGCCGCCCAGCGACACGAGCAGACCGGACTGGTGGTGCAGCGGCGTCAGGCAGTAGACGGTGTCGCCGCGGCCCAGGTTGGCCGCCGATGCGGTGCCGAATGCCGAGAGCGCCCAACGGAAGTTGGTGATCTGCCGGGCCACCAGCTCGCCGCCGACGTTGGCGAACGCGACGTAGGCGAGGTCCTGTGCGTAGCCCGGGTTGGGCCGGTACCAGCCGGGCAGCTCGACGACGTCGGGGTCGATCTGCTCCATGTCCACGACGTCGGCGTCGTCGGACACGTGCAGGTCGCGGTTCTCGCCGCCGCCGAGCACCAGCACGCGGGTCCGAAGCTGCCGTGCGGCATCCAGATTGGCCGGGTCGGAGATGATGTCGGTGACGCCACCGAGTCGGGCCGCGACGGCCAGGTCGGCGTCGGGCGGCATCAGCACGGCCACCGCGCCGAGGCGTGACAGCGCCGCGATGGCGACGAGCGCGCTGGGGCGGGTCTCCATCAGCACGCCGACCCGAACGCCTTGTCGGACACCGACTTCGATCAGACCACGCACGACGTTGTTGATGCGGCGGTCCACTGCCTCGTAGGTGTGCACGCGGCCGTCGAACAGCAGGAACTCACCGTCCGGCGCGCCCTGGGCCTGCTCACAGATGATGCGGCCCAACGAGATTCG encodes the following:
- a CDS encoding acyl-CoA synthetase → MVDFSVITGPVERLVATAQNGLEVLRYGGLETGAVPSPFQIVESVPMYRLRRYFPPDARPGAAPAGSPVLMVHPMMMSADMWDVTRDDGAVGILHAAGLDPWVIDFGSPDQVEGGMDRNLADHVVGLSAAIDTVKATTGKDVHLAGYSQGGMFAYQTAAYRQSRDLASIIAFGSPVDTLAALPMNMPANLASGVADFMADHVFSRLNIPGWLARNGFQMLDPIKTAQSRLDFLRQLHDREALLPREQQRRFLASEGWIAWSGPAIAELLKQFIAHNRMMTGGFAIHGNLVTLSDITCPVLAVVGEVDDIGQPAAVRGIKRAAPEADVYEYLIRVGHFGLVVGSKAASQSWPTVASWVKWLDAGGPMPADVVPMPLQSELPRESVPLAIRVAHGAAAATEMAFSLANTAADAVVTAGKSTRALAIETVRTLPRLARLGQINDHTRISLGRIICEQAQGAPDGEFLLFDGRVHTYEAVDRRINNVVRGLIEVGVRQGVRVGVLMETRPSALVAIAALSRLGAVAVLMPPDADLAVAARLGGVTDIISDPANLDAARQLRTRVLVLGGGENRDLHVSDDADVVDMEQIDPDVVELPGWYRPNPGYAQDLAYVAFANVGGELVARQITNFRWALSAFGTASAANLGRGDTVYCLTPLHHQSGLLVSLGGAVVGGARIALSRGLRPDRFVHELRQYGVTVVSYTWAMLRDVIDDPSFVINGTHPVRLFIGSGMPAGLWRRVEEAFQPAHVLEFFTTTDGQAVLANVSGAKIGSEGRPLPGGGQIALAAYDVDDDLILEGDDGFVVRAEPNEVGVLLAKPRGPVDPTASVKRGVFAPGDTWVSTEFLFRRDDDGDYWMVDNRRSVIRTPRGAVFGKEVGNALGRLDAVDIVVTYRVPVGDRELAVTALSLRPGGSVLPAELREALADLPVGVEPDLIHVVPELKLNASYRPVLAELRAAGVPESTDNSWQFDVDSDAFVPFTAAAHAELTATGSLS
- a CDS encoding Trm112 family protein, which encodes MIDEALRAILVCPQDRGELLLVGDEYLYNPRLRRAYRIDGGVPVLLIDEAVDITDDAEHERLLAAGRR